One Gossypium raimondii isolate GPD5lz chromosome 3, ASM2569854v1, whole genome shotgun sequence genomic window carries:
- the LOC105795068 gene encoding serine/arginine-rich splicing factor SC35 yields MSHFGRSGPPDITDTYSLLVLNITFRTTADDLFPLFDKYGKVVDIFIPKDRRTGDSRGFAFVRYKYADEAQKAVDRLDGRVVDGREITVQFAKYGPNAERIQKGRIIESFPKSRSRSPRRRHRDDHYKDKDYRRRSRSRSYDRYERDRYRGKDRDSRRRSRSRSASPVHSKGRGRGRYDDDRRSRSRSMSASPARRSPSPQKSPSPRKTSPPRGESPSRRSRDGRSPSPRSVSPQGRPADSRSPSS; encoded by the exons ATGTCTCACTTCGGAAGGTCAGGCCCGCCCGACATCACCGACACCTACTCCCTTCTCGTCCTCAACATTACCTTCC GCACGACTGCTGATGATTTGTTTCCGCTCTTCGACAAGTACGGGAAGGTCGTCGACATCTTCATTCCCAAAGATCGAAg GACTGGTGATTCTCGAGGCTTTGCATTTGTGCGCTACAAGTATGCCGATGAGGCTCAGAAAGCTGTAGATAGGCTCGATG GGAGAGTTGTTGATGGTCGGGAGATAACTGTTCAGTTtgcaaaatatgggcctaatgCAGAGAGAAT TCAGAAAGGAAGGATTATTGAATCATTTCCAAAGTCAAGAAGCCGCAGTCCTCGCAGAAG GCACCGGGATGACCATTATAAAGATAAGGATTATAGAAGAAGAAGTCGAAGTAGAAGTTATGACAGATATGAACGTGATCGATATCGTGGGAAAGACAGAGATTCTCGGCGTCGAAGCAGGAGCCGTAGTGCTAGTCCTGTCCATTCTAAAGGCCGAGGAAGAGGTCGTTACGATGATGATAGGCGAAGTAGAAGTCGATCAATGAG TGCTTCTCCTGCTCGGCGTAGCCCTAGTCCTCAGAAGAGTCCTTCCCCACGTAAGACATCTCCCCCTAGGGGTGAAAGTCCTAGTAGACGGAGCCGTGATGGACGGTCTCCAAGTCCTCGGAGTGTTTCACCGCAAGGCCGCCCTGCTGATTCACGGAGCCCATCTTCTTGA